A window from Fusarium musae strain F31 chromosome 8, whole genome shotgun sequence encodes these proteins:
- a CDS encoding hypothetical protein (EggNog:ENOG41~BUSCO:EOG09263OZR), translating to MTSDGSGDGPSITSPGLTSTSREVGPYILRTLLDEVPLSADGSKDDIKINCVDYLDANLYVGTSASELLHFVQIPPDPNDRSGQPVYILASRLCPQYVETPGTPNSRPGVQQILLLPRVGKACILCNWTVTFYSLPELSPVFGTTLVKNCSWIGGIDLNEPLLDDGSAERGGGVTILLSLMRKIQVVRVGEDARAFKKIDFSGSTLSVRRDSIACVADSKSYALIDVEQQLKIPLMSISSLEETTSPSEIGHAQRIGADTASGLLRSSSSTGNRTSSEVPSHSRSTSLGGSILDSIRRQDHRSNEGEDFLGRNTSPQPSISPRPSMERASTPNPPSLDKPLPAAPSPSGTPSQSTDPRPRPGSVFLKPHITSPTPDEFLIVTGTDPLEPGIGMFVNLDGDPTRPTLEFTRYPKEVVVDSPPLNANSSQPSSMQEEDGYVLASMTREKEGLEYGLEIQRFDAGSDPNPQKFWLTAREADGVYGIRSLAGSEETRFDEIVQKLSQRRYTPFSVSISPGTPDPSSSAKTPDSRTALSIEHLSKEKELFDRNIDSQDEESLPEEWEANRNAEGEEFARQLAKAEARLAVWSGSRIWWAIRNPLLIQLDAALEAACVGDVFSPAELDRQAIFTTINSVRGREPQSELEFMTYGYLRQKAGILLLTNLLKSPEDKQFTEKDVKALEEVLIESGLDPRVVLSLIPSVRNEIIEGSRGIWIYGGVRRTADAYLRSREFQMTSKDSIGTLEPRTMHFLRRFLGTWRKKKGFGSVADEREVFHTVDAALLLVLLEIDQHSPKGLGKGGVVRSELYEVVDKGVDCFDRAVDLLETYHRLFVLSRLYQSRKLSGDVLATWRRIIEGEQDVGQELREGEQRVREYLTKVSSQALVQEYGVWLANRNPKLGVQVFTEDKGRAPKFEPAEAVAILREEAPDAVKYYLEHLVFGKGHTTYINDLMAYYLDVVVHDLESSEESRALVRATYEAYRALQPPKPAYSHFLRDNAPDDNEVWHSRLRLLQLLGEANDYDAAAIRDRISELPDDLLVPETIILAGRECKHDDALRLLVHNLGDYDTAVSYCLRGGASTTGAAPSQRPSFEEQRGLFNVVLHELLALENVSDRVEQTGALLERFGGWFEIDDVLSLIPDDWSVDIIAGFLVGALKRLVGERHEAMLTRVLSGAQNLRVSYDRVAKIDEKGPSIEASN from the exons ATGACATCAGATGGCTCAGGCGATGGGCCTTCAATTACAAGCCCAGGGCTAACCAGTACCAGTCGCGAGGTTGGCCCTTATATTCTCAGGACTTTATTGGATGAGGTGCCACTATCTGCAGACGGCTCCAAAGATGATATCAAGATCAACTGCGTAGATTATCTGG ATGCGAATCTGTACGTTGGCACATCTGCCTCCGAGCTGCTTCACTTCGTACAAATTCCACCGGACCCAAACGATCGATCGGGGCAACCCGTTTATATCCTCGCATCTCGACTATGTCCTCAATATGTCGAAACTCCAGGCACTCCGAACTCGCGACCCGGCGTTCAGCAAATCCTCCTACTACCTCGTGTCGGCAAAGCGTGTATCCTTTGCAATTGGACCGTCACTTTCTATTCGCTTCCCGAACTTAGCCCCGTTTTTGGAACAACTCTAGTCAAGAACTGTAGTTGGATAGGTGGTATTGATTTGAATGAGCCCTTGCTCGACGATGGAAGTGCAGAGAGGGGTGGAGGTGTCACTATCCTCCTCTCTCTTATGCGAAAGATTCAGGTTGTGCGTGTAGGCGAGGACGCGCGCGCTTTTAAG AAAATCGACTTCTCTGGAAGCACCCTCTCAGTCCGTAGGGACTCAATCGCTTGTGTCGCGGACTCTAAGTCGTATGCGCTTATTGACGTGGAACAACAGCTCAAGATCCCCTTGATGAGCATTTCATCCTTGGAAGAAACAACCTCGCCCAGTGAAATTGGACATGCTCAAAGGATTGGAGCGGACACAGCAAGTGGGCTGCTCCGAAGCTCCTCTTCTACCGGAAACCGCACGTCTAGCGAAGTCCCAAGCCATAGTCGGAGCACGAGCTTGGGCGGCTCAATATTGGATAGTATCCgtcgacaagatcatcgTAGTAACGAGGGTGAAGATTTCCTTGGCCGCAACACCTCGCCGCAACCGTCGATAAGCCCCAGGCCATCAATGGAGAGAgcttcaacaccaaatcCTCCTTCACTCGATAAACCTCTTCCAGCTGCCCCGTCACCATCCGGCACACCTTCTCAGTCTACTGACCCTCGACCAAGGCCTGGGTCCGTCTTTCTAAAGCCTCACATCACTTCTCCGACTCCTGACGAATTCTTGATTGTTACTGGAACTGACCCCCTGGAGCCAGGAATTGGCATGTTTGTGAATCTGGATGGCGATCCCACGAGGCCTACTCTTGAGTTTACCAGATACCCCAAGGAGGTCGTCGTAGATAGCCCGCCTTTGAATGCTAACTCGTCACAGCCATCTTCAATGCAGGAAGAAGACGGTTATGTTCTGGCCTCGATGACGAGAGAAAAGGAAGGCTTGGAATATGGACTAGAGATTCAAAGATTTGATGCGGGTTCGGACCCAAACCCACAGAAGTTCTGGTTGACGGCCAGAGAGGCTGATGGGGTCTACGGCATTCGTTCGCTTGCTGGCAGCGAAGAAACGCGATTCGATGAGATTGTTCAGAAATTATCGCAAAGGCGATACACTCCTTTCTCTGTTTCAATATCGCCTGGCACCCCggatccttcatcttcagccaagACACCAGACTCGAGGACAGCACTGTCAATAGAACATCTctcaaaagagaaggaacTTTTTGACAGAAACATTGACTCACAAGACGAAGAATCGTTACCAGAAGAGTGGGAGGCAAATCGCAATGCAGAGGGCGAGGAATTTGCTCGACAActtgccaaggctgaggcaAGATTGGCAGTCTGGAGTGGTAGCCGCATCTGGTGGGCTATTCGCAATCCTTTACTTATACAACTTGATGCCGCCTTGGAAGCAGCTTGCGTTGGAGATGTTTTTAGCCCCGCCGAGCTGGACAGGCAGGCAATATTCACCACTATCAACTCCGTCAGGGGCCGAGAACCCCAAAGCGAGTTGGAATTTATGACTTATGGATATTTACGGCAGAAAGCTGGCATCTTGCTTTTGACGAACTTGCTGAAGTCTCCTGAAGATAAGCAGTTTACGGAAAAAGACGTAAAAGCTCTTGAAGAAGTGCTAATCGAGAGTGGTCTTGACCCCAGAGTGGTCCTTTCCCTGATTCCTAGCGTTCGAAACGAGATAATAGAAGGCTCACGTGGGATCTGGATATATGGCGGCGTCAGAAGAACCGCCGATGCTTACCTCAGAAGCAGGGAGTTCCAGATGACATCTAAGGACAGTATTGGGACACTGGAGCCGAGGACGATGCACTTTCTTCGGAGATTTCTTGGAACATGGCGCAAGAAGAAAGGGTTCGGCAGTGTGGCCGACGAGAGAGAAGTGTTTCACACAGTTGATGCGGCGCTGCTGCTCGTCCTTCTCGAGATTGATCAACACTCACCCAAGGGGTTGGGCAAGGGGGGCGTTGTGAGATCTGAGCTATACGAGGTTGTAGATAAGGGTGTCGACTGCTTTGACCGTGCAGTTGATTTACTCGAAACATACCATCGACTCTTCGTGCTAAGTCGCCTGTACCAAAGCCGGAAACTGTCAGGAGATGTTCTGGCCACTTGGAGGCGGATAATCGAAGGCGAGCAGGACGTAGGGCAGGAACTCCGGGAGGGAGAACAGCGAGTTCGTGAGTATCTGACCAAGGTCAGCAGCCAGGCTCTTGTCCAAGAATATGGTGTGTGGCTTGCAAATCGCAACCCAAAGCTTGGTGTCCAAGTTTTTACCGAAGACAAGGGACGCGCACCCAAATTTGAGCCAGCGGAAGCCGTTGCAATCTTACGAGAGGAGGCACCTGATGCAGTTAAGTATTACCTCGAACATTTGGTTTTTGGCAAGGGTCATACCACGTATATCAACGACCTGATGGCGTACTACCTTGACGTGGTGGTTCATGATCTAGAATCATCTGAGGAGAGCCGAGCTTTGGTCAGAGCGACATATGAGGCATACCGCGCTTTGCAGCCTCCTAAGCCTGCATACAGTCACTTCCTCCGGGACAACGCCCCGGACGACAACGAGGTCTGGCACAGCCGTTTGAGGCTACTTCAACTCTTGGGCGAAGCAAATGATTATGATGCTGCAGCAATAAGAGATCGGATTTCTGAACTGCCAGATGATCTTTTGGTGCCCGAGACCATCATACTTGCTGGCAGAGAATGCAAACACGACGATGCCCTCCGCCTTTTGGTCCACAACCTGGGCGACTATGACACCGCAGTCTCATACTGCCTTCGAGGCGGTGCGAGCACAACAGGCGCTGCTCCTTCCCAGAGACCATCATTTGAGGAACAGCGTGGCCTGTTCAACGTCGTCCTCCATGAGTTGCTCGCTCTTGAAAACGTCAGCGATCGTGTGGAGCAGACTGGAGCACTCCTGGAGCGGTTCGGCGGCTGGTTCGAGATTGACGATGTTCTTAGTCTCATCCCTGATGATTGGTCTGTCGATATTATCGCAGGCTTTTTAGTTGGAGCACTTAAGCGTCTCGTGGGAGAGCGGCACGAAGCGATGCTGACCCGGGTCCTGAGCGGAGCGCAAAACTTGCGCGTAAGCTACGATCGAGTTGCAAAGATTGATGAGAAAGGGCCAAGTATTGAAGCTTCGAACTAA
- a CDS encoding hypothetical protein (EggNog:ENOG41), with amino-acid sequence MQLSTLVASVLAVTASAAPTYPTATVTNAGSVIDTLGSLSGYFNLVADKVKAVKSFGTAPVCDLSQAKMPLDGQLPSPAKGLKLVHVAIGRGTQNYTCDTSKPSSAPVATGAVATLFNGSCVAAMYPDLIERIPGMAVHFPLSDANKLGPASLAESGHHYFTADGTPFFDLRTPNQDIGEAPCAKNSSAPAPSLSAKGQLGENAVPWLRLTTIQGATHKMKEVYRTTTAGGSAPATCQGMDAEFEVEYATLYWFWAGDIEEDDA; translated from the exons ATGCAATTATCAACACTTGTCGCTTCTGTCCTCGCGGTGACTGCCTCTGCAGCACCAACCTATCCTACTGCTACTGTCACAAATGCTGGATCCGTCATTGACACATTAGGGTCATTGTCTGGTTACTTCAATTTGGTAGCGGATAAGGTCAAGGCGGTCAAGTCCTTTGGAACGGCTCCTGTCTGTGATCTCTCACAAGCCAAGATGCCTCTCG ATGGTCAGCTACCTTCCCCAGCCAAGGGTCTGAAGCTGGTTCATGTCGCTATCGGCCGGGGTACACAAAACTATACATGCGATACCAGCAAGCCTTCGTCAGCCCCCGTTGCTACTGGTGCTGTAGCCACTCTGTTCAACGGCAGCTGCGTCGCCGCGATGTACCCAGATCTGATCGAACGCATCCCTGGAATGGCCGTTCACTTCCCTCTATCAGACGCAAACAAGCTTGGCCCTGCATCTCTCGCTGAGTCTGGTCACCATTATTTCACCGCCGATGGTACGCCCTTCTTCGACCTCCGCACTCCCAACCAAGACATTGGCGAGGCTCCATGTGCAAAGAACAGCAGCGCTCCTGCTCCATCTCTCTCTGCCAAGGGACAGCTTGGTGAGAATGCTGTGCCATGGCTCAGACTCACCACCATTCAAGGTGCTACCCACAAGATGAAGGAAGTCTACCGAACTACAACAGCCGGCGGCAGCGCCCCTGCAACTTGCCAGGGTATGGATGCTGAATTCGAGGTTGAATATGCCACATT ATATTGGTTCTGGGCTGGCGatattgaagaagatgacgcgTAA
- a CDS encoding hypothetical protein (EggNog:ENOG41), with amino-acid sequence MDPNWIDAIDPASSQRRPSTAPPSCDEEMPTLLELSDSHERGQAMSAVTWPTNEIPVEIFEIIISYLTRLEVRCLRLVCKEFENKASAQYFRNVVVPFKSELYSKLDRDENGAFKRTSSALLSNGMRIFQSFGPHIRRFALSLELDEDTLSYPPVKPSQEAIPSFWGIYRWPHGTYHRYTDLEGLEQTADETEAMKEALKCLVKVTNLGLCCDAGLGFLSGPDHIARGATTLHPVFATQNWRHTGSEAQARKQPIVTMSDLNEMVKDFRKPVFENPISFKRTVLQKMASDAGYSGSQINEAVLMLLETEGTNINAIDFDERATIITEMEARRVMAQNTHRADFEPAASEAVNHPLIPASLTRAQKEMLLELEWAHRAMIQSYVIGLIDNARDNCFKNLTTITIAKIPSSHVYILCRHELWQNLSSLTNVSLGVIADWRRVSKSAPGCVEDDAVSPVEAVGKVYQLLNNYIGAQRHIESLHFEWICGGEFAPGTYQRNHHILPAPFFEQPQLMTRIDSPKTNTDDLLSLPFIKHLSLKNCWASPHVLLQTIRNMALSALEKLDLESVSLSGPPTLTPQAPLQQAGAANNAHLLNMIGMHPAPPGVLVPPPTNIANGVVAPFPFNATAQQIAGVFGAAFMPPPPPNNQAPPPPPPPAAMDILQQPDVLSWAGIIEHFSPSIKIRDILSARDELNLNISSLPAPDQAEPLAQHIPAPQRLRLDEKKYTLKCLSFKSCGYVTVDSPALNTRSILPHGAQGLGANGNPHIQDLSPLMQKCRDKLLCRIVPCLRNQELLQLTTAFGMDMGWANVYDERTIYDARADGVEQPGKGRFSGTVDAASIAGARDAEAMVSLDF; translated from the coding sequence ATGGATCCCAATTGGATTGACGCCATCGACCCAGCATCGAGCCAGAGAAGACCAAGCACTGCTCCTCCGTCCTGTGACGAAGAAATGCCCACTCTCCTTGAACTGTCAGATTCCCATGAAAGAGGCCAAGCGATGTCCGCCGTTACATGGCCCACGAACGAAATTCCGGTTGAGATTTTCGAGATCATCATTTCATACCTCACCCGCCTCGAGGTCAGATGTTTGCGACTTGTCTGTAAAGAATTCGAGAACAAGGCTTCTGCACAGTACTTCCGAAATGTTGTCGTGCCCTTCAAGTCGGAGCTTTACAGCAAGTTGGATCGTGATGAAAACGGGGCCTTTAAGCGCACGTCCTCCGCTCTCCTCTCAAATGGGATGCGCATCTTCCAGTCTTTTGGTCCACACATCCGGCGCTTTGCCCTGTCTTTGGAACTTGACGAGGACACGCTCTCATACCCTCCAGTGAagccttctcaagaagctatACCCTCTTTCTGGGGCATATACCGCTGGCCACATGGCACTTACCACCGATATACTGATCTTGAAGGTCTCGAACAAACGGCTGACGAAACTGAGGCCATGAAGGAAGCGCTCAAGTGTCTGGTTAAAGTCACAAATCTTGGACTCTGTTGCGATGCTGGCCTTGGATTTCTGTCGGGGCCCGATCACATCGCACGAGGTGCAACCACTCTCCATCCTGTGTTTGCAACGCAGAATTGGCGTCACACTGGTTCTGAGGCACAAGCTCGGAAGCAACCAATCGTCACCATGTCCGACCTAAATGAAATGGTCAAGGATTTCAGAAAGCCTGTGTTTGAGAACCCCATTAGTTTCAAGCGAACAGTTCTGCAAAAGATGGCCTCAGATGCTGGGTACTCAGGCTCCCAGATCAACGAAGCTGTACTCATGCTGTTAGAGACTGAAGGCACCAATATCAACGcgattgactttgatgagagagCAACCATAATCACTGAGATGGAAGCTAGACGAGTAATGGCGCAAAACACACATCGTGCTGACTTTGAACCAGCCGCCTCAGAGGCGGTCAACCACCCGCTGATTCCCGCCAGTCTCACAAGAGCACAGAAAGAAATGCTCCTCGAGCTCGAGTGGGCACATCGCGCCATGATCCAGTCCTATGTCATTGGCCTTATCGACAATGCCCGGGACAACTGCTTCAAAAACCTTACCACCATCACGATTGCTAAGATTCCCAGTAGCCATGTGTATATCCTTTGTCGGCATGAGCTGTGGCAGAATCTATCGTCTCTCACCAATGTTTCGCTGGGGGTTATTGCTGACTGGCGACGCGTTTCCAAGTCTGCACCGGGCTGTGTAGAAGATGACGCAGTTTCTcctgttgaggctgttggtaaGGTTTATCAATTGCTCAACAATTACATTGGCGCTCAGCGACACATCGAAAGCCTTCACTTTGAATGGATCTGTGGTGGAGAGTTTGCTCCTGGGACATATCAGCGAAACCACCACATCCTTCCAGCACCGTTCTTTGAACAACCTCAACTCATGACTCGCATTGATAGCCCCAAGACTAACACGGACGATCTCTTGTCATTGCCGTTTATTAAACATTTATCACTCAAGAACTGCTGGGCCTCGCCGCATGTCCTTTTGCAAACAATACGCAATATGGCCTTGTCCGCACTCGAGAAGCTCGATCTGGAATCTGTATCACTTTCCGGTCCACCGACTCTCACTCCCCAAGCTCCACTCCAGCAAGCTGGCGCAGCAAACAATGCTCATCTGCTGAACATGATTGGGATGCACCCTGCACCTCCTGGGGTGCTGGTACCTCCGCCTACCAATATAGCGAATGGAGTTGTTGCACCATTCCCATTCAACGCAACGGCTCAGCAGATTGCAGGAGTATTCGGAGCGGCTTTCAtgccaccgccaccacccAACAATCAGGCTCCTCCGCCGCCCCCTCCACCTGCAGCTATGGATATCTTACAGCAACCAGATGTATTATCTTGGGCAGGCATCATAGAGCATTTCTCTCCAAGCATCAAGATCAGAGACATCTTGAGTGCCAGAGACGAGCTGAATTTGAATATCTCGAGCCTGCCAGCCCCTGACCAGGCGGAACCCCTAGCGCAGCACATCCCTGCGCCGCAGCGCCTACGCTTAGACGAGAAGAAGTATACTCTGAAGTGCCTCTCCTTCAAGTCCTGTGGGTATGTTACAGTCGACTCACCGGCTTTAAATACTCGGAGTATCTTGCCGCATGGCGCTCAGGGCCTTGGGGCCAACGGCAATCCGCACATCCAGGACCTATCACCTCTGATGCAGAAGTGCCGGGACAAGCTTCTCTGCCGGATCGTTCCTTGCTTAAGGAACCAGGAGCTACTGCAGCTTACAACTGCTTTCGGTATGGACATGGGATGGGCCAATGTATATGATGAGCGTACAATTTACGACGCTAGagcggatggtgttgagcaaCCCGGAAAAGGACGATTTTCGGGCACAGTTGATGCTGCCAGTATTGCAGGGGCACGAGATGCCGAGGCCATGGTGAGCCTAGACTTTTAG
- a CDS encoding hypothetical protein (EggNog:ENOG41~BUSCO:EOG09261OXD) — protein sequence MTDAAVEAALASTTEAPTPAPTFEGENKFQHAISAWRTIDLTTLVSTLDNTASDIVAYQRDSTVQRKELAQKTKEFRKLDDAAKLTEIKGLLKSYQTFIDLLTNHSKSVNSAFLQTYASFSDAPDPYPLLEASVDSMLLSEDTLPKITEENQHLQENVSKLSSQLEETESKLQNERKVRRELEDNLEKRVKEVETSWNAVLEEKTDNWEAKEKALEDKLEKQERLLTEMRASYEVNQRLGKNGDDQEVHRNNVSSAELEMLHADLDRTSSRLAEVEARNEQMRLELAQAKSSAQQQPETSLEDDPGYMRVRSENQSMIRKLDAARVEKEGLKRELDGKLRSTEREVNTLKEERDTLKSKVQKWSDYEDIKQELEVLKSIEFSTGDDDEVREHPEAKDAEGNSLEKLLLARNKKLGDELTVLRVSHNDLQSRLEDLEEELSKTTAELERAQKLNQKLESDLETIQEEGANAFPSGASVAGTYVTRAMGRKSGRISPTSSIISGMDPRMGGGEPGERVYGGGSGMLPMVTAQRDRYKKKNAELEEELSDTHRTVSQLRQEVAALQKDNLNLYEKTRYVSTYNRGGGAATSSAYGANPNPSTVSIGETGNPGIAMDRYRQAYESNISPFAAFRGRESARAYKRMSLPERAVYSLTRTVLASRTSRNLFAAYCVALHLLVFVTLYWLSSSDVQRVTHLESAAAAAAGVAGGSLGSPMDGAPKDPAK from the exons ATGACTGACGCAGCCGTCGAGGCTGCTCTGGCGAGCACAACCGAAGCTCCTACACCTGCGCCCACCTTTGAAGGAGAGAACAAGTTTCAGCATGCGATATCAGCATGGAGAA CCATCGATCTCACAACCCTTGTCTCGACTCTCGACAATACAGCTTCAGACATTGTCGCATACCAGCGGGACTCAACTGTCCAACGTAAAGAACTCGCCCAAAAGACCAAAGAATTCCGCAAGCTCGATGATGCGGCCAAGCTTACAGAAATCAAGGGACTATTGAAAT CCTATCAGACCTTTATCGACCTCCTTACGAACCACTCCAAGTCTGTAAACTCGGCATTTCTTCAAACATATGCATCGTTCTCTGATGCTCCAGATCCGTATCCACTTCTTGAGGCCTCAGTTGATTCTATGCTCTTGTCCGAAGATACCTTACCAAAGATTACCGAAGAAAACCAGCACCTCCAAGAGAACGTCTCGAAACTTTCAAGTCAACTGGAAGAGACCGAATCAAAGCTCCAGAATGAACGAAAGGTTCGAAGAGAGCTGGAGGACAACCTAGAGAAACGTGTTAAGGAAGTTGAGACATCGTGGAACGCTGTGCTAGAGGAGAAGACAGATAACtgggaggccaaggagaaggcaTTGGAAGATAAGCTGGAGAAGCAAGAGCGTCTTCTGACCGAGATGCGCGCAAGTTACGAGGTTAATCAGCGCCTGGGCAAGAATGGCGACGACCAAGAGGTTCATCGCAACAATGTTTCGAGCGCTGAGCTTGAGATGCTCCATGCAGATTTGGATCGCACAAGCTCTCGCCTAGCCGAGGTTGAGGCACGAAACGAACAAATGCGACTGGAGCTGGCACAAGCCAAGTCATCAGCCCAACAGCAACCTGAGACAAGTCTTGAGGACGATCCTGGATATATGCGTGTGAGGTCAGAGAACCAGTCCATGATCCGCAAGCTGGATGCCGCTCGTGTGGAGAAGGAGGGTCTCAAACGAGAACTAGATGGCAAGTTGCGATCTACTGAAAGAGAGGTGAACACTCTCAAGGAGGAGAGGGATACCTTGAAGAGCAAGGTTCAAAAATGGAGTGACTACGAGGACATCAAGCAGGAGCTTGAGGTTCTCAAAAGTATTGAGTTCTCcacaggtgatgatgacgaagtaAGAGAGCACCCTGAGGCAAAGGATGCAGAGGGTAATTCtctggagaagcttctctTGGCGCGAAACAAGAAGTTGGGCGATGAGTTGACGGTGCTACGTGTTTCGCATAACGATTTGCAAAGTCGAttggaggatcttgaagaggaaCTCTCAAAAACTACCGCCGAATTGGAGAGAGCCCAGAAGCTCAACCAGAAACTGGAGAGTGATTTAGAGACAATCCAAGAAGAGGGTGCCAACGCATTCCCATCTGGTGCATCTGTAGCTGGAACATATGTCACCCGGGCAATGGGCCGCAAGAGTGGCAGAATCtcaccaacatcgtcaaTCATTAGTGGTATGGATCCTCGCATGGGAGGAGGCGAGCCTGGCGAACGAGTCTATGGAGGAGGCTCGGGCATGTTGCCCATGGTCACGGCCCAGCGAGACCGttacaagaagaagaatgcgGAACTTGAGGAAGAACTGTCAGATACGCACCGAACAGTCTCGCAGCTACGCCAGGAAGTCGCAGCGCTTCAGAAGGATAACCTGAATCTCTACGAGAAGACAAGATATGTTTCAACATACaaccgaggaggaggtgcAGCGACATCTTCGGCGTACGGGGCGAATCCAAACCCATCAACAGTGTCGATTGGCGAAACGGGCAATCCTGGCATCGCTATGGACCGATACCGCCAGGCATACGAGTCCAATATTTCTCCATTTGCAGCTTTCCGTGGGCGAGAGTCTGCTCGAGCCTACAAACGGATGAGTTTACCAGAACGAGCAGTCTACTCATTGACGCGCACAGTACTTGCTTCGCGAACCAGCCGAAACTTGTTTGCTGCATACTGCGTAGCACTCCATTTGCTGGTATTTGTAACATTGTATTGGCTCAGTTCATCAGATGTCCAGCGGGTAACCCATCTTGAGTCCGccgcggcagcggcagctgGAGTTGCCGGGGGCTCACTTGGCAGTCCAATGGACGGAGCGCCTAAAGATCCTGCCAAGTAG